A genomic stretch from Helianthus annuus cultivar XRQ/B chromosome 1, HanXRQr2.0-SUNRISE, whole genome shotgun sequence includes:
- the LOC110871673 gene encoding 60S ribosomal protein L13a-4: protein MVSGSGICAKEVVVDARHHMLGRLSSILAKELLNGQRVTVVRCEEICLSGGLVRQKMKYLRFLRKRMNTKPSHGPIHFRAPSKILWRTIRGMIPHKTKRGAAALARLKVYEGVPTPYNRKKRMVIPDALKVLRLTAGHKYCLLGRLSSEVGWNHYETIKDLEKKRKEKAQVVYERKKQLNKLRAKAEKAAEEKLGSQLEILAPVTY from the exons ATGGTGTCCGGATCAGGAATCTGCGCGAAGGAGGTGGTGGTGGACGCTCGCCACCACATGCTCGGCCGCTTATCCTCCATTCTGGCGAAAGAACTCCTCAACGGCCAGCGAGTAACCGTCGTCCGGTGCGAAGAGATCTGCCTTTCCGGCGGTCTTGTTCGCCAGAAGATGAAGTACCTCCGGTTTTTGAGGAAGCGAATGAACACGAAGCCGTCGCATGGTCCGATTCATTTCCGTGCGCCTTCTAAGATCCTTTGGCGGACTATCCGAGG CATGATTCCCCACAAGACCAAGCGTGGAGCTGCTGCACTAGCAAGGTTGAAAGTTTATGAAGGGGTCCCTACACCTTACAACAGGAAGAAGAGAATGGTCATTCCTGATGCTCTTAA GGTATTGAGGTTAACTGCTGGACACAAGTACTGTTTGCTCGGTCGGCTTTCTTCAGAAGTTGGGTGGAATCATTATGAGACAATCAAg GATCTTGAAAAGAAGAGGAAGGAAAAAGCCCAAGTGGTGTACGAAAGAAAGAAGCAGCTTAACAAACTTAGAGCCAAGGCCGAGAAAGCTGCAGAAGAGAAGCTTGGTTCTCAACTTGAAATCCTTGCACCGGTTACCTACTAA